Proteins encoded together in one Xiphophorus maculatus strain JP 163 A chromosome 13, X_maculatus-5.0-male, whole genome shotgun sequence window:
- the LOC102222780 gene encoding insulin-like growth factor 2 mRNA-binding protein 3 isoform X4, whose translation MKKYARPCYMCPDFFTDIYDKCMYTPAGWGCIQLFLSLSLSHTHKRTTFAWPFDTPGSDKWLQRPTGKVELHGKVLEVEHSVPKRQRSCKLQIRNIPPHMQWEVLDGMLAQYGAVETCEQVNTDTETAVVNVRYAVRDHARLAMEKLNGSMMENYALKVSYIPDETAAPEGPPSGGRRGFNARGPPRAGSPGLGARPKVQSDIPLRVLVPTQFVGAIIGKEGATIRNITKQTHSKIDIHRKENAGAAEKPITIHSTPDGCSNACRTIMDIMQKEAVDTKFTEEIPLKILAHNNFVGRLIGKEGRNLKKIEQDTGTKITISPLQDLTLYNPERTITIKGSIEACSRAEEEVMKKIRESYESDMAAMNLQSNLIPGLNLNALGLFPSGAPGMGPSMANVPPPGAHGGSYGGQPESETVHLFIPALAVGAIIGKQGQHIKQLSHFAGASIKIAPAEGMDAKQRMVIIVGPPEAQFKAQCRIFGKLKEENFFGPKEEVKLEAHIKVPSFAAGRVIGKGGKTVNELQNLTCAEVVVPRDQTPDENDQVIVKISGHFFACQLAQRKIQEILAQVRRQQHQQQQQPKTPSGSQPPTPRRK comes from the exons atgaaGAAATACGCACGGCCTTGCTACATGTGTCCAGATTTCTTTACGGATATCTATGACAAATGCATGTATACTCCTGCAGGGTGGGGGTGTATCCaattgtttctctctctctctctctcacacacacacaaacgcacaacCTTTGCATGGCCTTTTGACACTCCGGGTTCAGACAAATGGCTTCAACGCCCCACAG gtAAAGTTGAACTTCATGGGAAAGTTCTGGAAGTGGAGCACTCTGTCCCTAAACGTCAAAG GAGCTGTAAGCTGCAGATCAGGAACATCCCGCCTCACATGCAGTGGGAG GTTTTGGATGGTATGCTCGCGCAGTATGGTGCAGTAGAGACCTGTGAACAAG TAAACACTGATACAGAGACTGCAGTAGTGAATGTTCGATACGCAGTTCGGGACCATGCAAGACT AGCAATGGAGAAGCTCAATGGATCAATGATGGAGAACTATGCCTTGAAAGTGTCATATATCCCAGATGAGACGGCTGCACCAGAGGGTCCTCCTTCAGGGGGTCGGAGAGGCTTCAACGCTCGCGGACCTCCCCGTGCTGGCTCTCCGGGTTTGGGTGCGCGTCCCAAAGTGCAGTCCGACATCCCGCTGCGCGTGCTGGTACCCACGCAGTTCGTAGGAGCAATCATTGGCAAGGAGGGCGCCACCATACGAAATATCACCAAACAGACCCACTCAAA GATCGACATCCATCGGAAAGAAAATGCAGGCGCAGCAGAAAAACCCATTACGATTCACTCCACCCCTGACGGTTGTTCAAACGCCTGCAGAACCATCATGGATATCATGCAGAAGGAAGCAGTTGACACAAAGTT CACTGAGGAGATCCCCCTGAAGATCCTTGCACACAACAACTTTGTAGGAAGACTAATAGGGAAAGAAGGCCGCAACCTTAAGAAAATCGAGCAAGACACGGGGACCAAGATCACAATCTCACC gctCCAGGATCTCACCTTGTACAACCCGGAGCGGACTATCACAATAAAGGGCTCGATTGAAGCGTGCTCCAGGGCTGAGGAGGAGGTGATGAAGAAGATCAGGGAATCCTATGAGAGCGACATGGCTGCTATGAAT CTCCAATCCAACCTCATTCCTGGCTTGAATCTGAACGCTTTGGGTTTGTTCCCCAGTGGAGCACCAGGCATGGGTCCCTCCATGGCCAACGTCCCGCCTCCTGGAGCTCATGGTGGCTCGTATGGA GGCCAGCCGGAGTCTGAGACAGTTCACCTGTTCATTCCTGCGCTTGCTGTGGGAGCCATCATTGGAAAACAGGGCCAACACATCAAACAGCTGTCACACTTTGCAGGAGCCTCAATAAAG ATTGCTCCAGCAGAAGGAATGGATGCCAAGCAGAGGATGGTCATCATTGTCGGGCCACCAGAAGCTCAGTTTAAG GCCCAGTGTCGCATCTTTGGCAAGCTTAAAGAAGAGAACTTTTTTGGGCCGAAAGAAGAGGTGAAGCTGGAAGCGCACATCAAAGTTCCCTCTTTTGCTGCTGGACGCGTCATTGGGAAAGGTGGAAAAACG GTGAATGAGCTGCAGAACTTGACCTGTGCAGAAGTGGTGGTGCCCAGGGACCAGACACCTGATGAGAATGACCAGGTCATAGTGAAGATCAGTGGACACTTCTTTGCATGCCAG TTGGCCCAGAGGAAGATTCAGGAGATCCTGGCTCAGGTGAGGAGGCAGCagcatcaacagcagcagcagcccaaGACGCCATCGGGCTCCCAGCCTCCGACGCCACGCAGGAAGTGA
- the LOC102222780 gene encoding insulin-like growth factor 2 mRNA-binding protein 3 isoform X6 encodes MNKLYIGNVSAEASEEDLESIFKQWKIPHSGPFLVKTGYAFVDCPDEKAAMRAIDVLSGKVELHGKVLEVEHSVPKRQRSCKLQIRNIPPHMQWEVLDGMLAQYGAVETCEQVNTDTETAVVNVRYAVRDHARLAMEKLNGSMMENYALKVSYIPDETAAPEGPPSGGRRGFNARGPPRAGSPGLGARPKVQSDIPLRVLVPTQFVGAIIGKEGATIRNITKQTHSKIDIHRKENAGAAEKPITIHSTPDGCSNACRTIMDIMQKEAVDTKFTEEIPLKILAHNNFVGRLIGKEGRNLKKIEQDTGTKITISPLQDLTLYNPERTITIKGSIEACSRAEEEVMKKIRESYESDMAAMNLQSNLIPGLNLNALGLFPSGAPGMGPSMANVPPPGAHGGSYGGQPESETVHLFIPALAVGAIIGKQGQHIKQLSHFAGASIKIAPAEGMDAKQRMVIIVGPPEAQFKAQCRIFGKLKEENFFGPKEEVKLEAHIKVPSFAAGRVIGKGGKTVNELQNLTCAEVVVPRDQTPDENDQVIVKISGHFFACQLAQRKIQEILAQVRRQQHQQQQQPKTPSGSQPPTPRRK; translated from the exons ATGAATAAGCTATACATCGGCAACGTGAGCGCAGAGGCGAGCGAGGAGGACTTGGAAAGTATCTTCAAACAGTGGAAGATTCCGCACAGTGGTCCGTTTCTCGTCAAAACTGGCTATGCGTTTGTGGATTGCCCGGACGAGAAGGCGGCGATGAGGGCCATCGATGTTCTTTCAG gtAAAGTTGAACTTCATGGGAAAGTTCTGGAAGTGGAGCACTCTGTCCCTAAACGTCAAAG GAGCTGTAAGCTGCAGATCAGGAACATCCCGCCTCACATGCAGTGGGAG GTTTTGGATGGTATGCTCGCGCAGTATGGTGCAGTAGAGACCTGTGAACAAG TAAACACTGATACAGAGACTGCAGTAGTGAATGTTCGATACGCAGTTCGGGACCATGCAAGACT AGCAATGGAGAAGCTCAATGGATCAATGATGGAGAACTATGCCTTGAAAGTGTCATATATCCCAGATGAGACGGCTGCACCAGAGGGTCCTCCTTCAGGGGGTCGGAGAGGCTTCAACGCTCGCGGACCTCCCCGTGCTGGCTCTCCGGGTTTGGGTGCGCGTCCCAAAGTGCAGTCCGACATCCCGCTGCGCGTGCTGGTACCCACGCAGTTCGTAGGAGCAATCATTGGCAAGGAGGGCGCCACCATACGAAATATCACCAAACAGACCCACTCAAA GATCGACATCCATCGGAAAGAAAATGCAGGCGCAGCAGAAAAACCCATTACGATTCACTCCACCCCTGACGGTTGTTCAAACGCCTGCAGAACCATCATGGATATCATGCAGAAGGAAGCAGTTGACACAAAGTT CACTGAGGAGATCCCCCTGAAGATCCTTGCACACAACAACTTTGTAGGAAGACTAATAGGGAAAGAAGGCCGCAACCTTAAGAAAATCGAGCAAGACACGGGGACCAAGATCACAATCTCACC gctCCAGGATCTCACCTTGTACAACCCGGAGCGGACTATCACAATAAAGGGCTCGATTGAAGCGTGCTCCAGGGCTGAGGAGGAGGTGATGAAGAAGATCAGGGAATCCTATGAGAGCGACATGGCTGCTATGAAT CTCCAATCCAACCTCATTCCTGGCTTGAATCTGAACGCTTTGGGTTTGTTCCCCAGTGGAGCACCAGGCATGGGTCCCTCCATGGCCAACGTCCCGCCTCCTGGAGCTCATGGTGGCTCGTATGGA GGCCAGCCGGAGTCTGAGACAGTTCACCTGTTCATTCCTGCGCTTGCTGTGGGAGCCATCATTGGAAAACAGGGCCAACACATCAAACAGCTGTCACACTTTGCAGGAGCCTCAATAAAG ATTGCTCCAGCAGAAGGAATGGATGCCAAGCAGAGGATGGTCATCATTGTCGGGCCACCAGAAGCTCAGTTTAAG GCCCAGTGTCGCATCTTTGGCAAGCTTAAAGAAGAGAACTTTTTTGGGCCGAAAGAAGAGGTGAAGCTGGAAGCGCACATCAAAGTTCCCTCTTTTGCTGCTGGACGCGTCATTGGGAAAGGTGGAAAAACG GTGAATGAGCTGCAGAACTTGACCTGTGCAGAAGTGGTGGTGCCCAGGGACCAGACACCTGATGAGAATGACCAGGTCATAGTGAAGATCAGTGGACACTTCTTTGCATGCCAG TTGGCCCAGAGGAAGATTCAGGAGATCCTGGCTCAGGTGAGGAGGCAGCagcatcaacagcagcagcagcccaaGACGCCATCGGGCTCCCAGCCTCCGACGCCACGCAGGAAGTGA
- the LOC102222780 gene encoding insulin-like growth factor 2 mRNA-binding protein 3 isoform X1 gives MKKYARPCYMCPDFFTDIYDKCMYTPAGWGCIQLFLSLSLSHTHKRTTFAWPFDTPGSDKWLQRPTGKVELHGKVLEVEHSVPKRQRSCKLQIRNIPPHMQWEVLDGMLAQYGAVETCEQVNTDTETAVVNVRYAVRDHARLAMEKLNGSMMENYALKVSYIPDETAAPEGPPSGGRRGFNARGPPRAGSPGLGARPKVQSDIPLRVLVPTQFVGAIIGKEGATIRNITKQTHSKIDIHRKENAGAAEKPITIHSTPDGCSNACRTIMDIMQKEAVDTKFTEEIPLKILAHNNFVGRLIGKEGRNLKKIEQDTGTKITISPLQDLTLYNPERTITIKGSIEACSRAEEEVMKKIRESYESDMAAMNLQSNLIPGLNLNALGLFPSGAPGMGPSMANVPPPGAHGGSYGCSPYGAEGPFWASMLSASSQPLAGQPESETVHLFIPALAVGAIIGKQGQHIKQLSHFAGASIKIAPAEGMDAKQRMVIIVGPPEAQFKAQCRIFGKLKEENFFGPKEEVKLEAHIKVPSFAAGRVIGKGGKTVNELQNLTCAEVVVPRDQTPDENDQVIVKISGHFFACQLAQRKIQEILAQVRRQQHQQQQQPKTPSGSQPPTPRRK, from the exons atgaaGAAATACGCACGGCCTTGCTACATGTGTCCAGATTTCTTTACGGATATCTATGACAAATGCATGTATACTCCTGCAGGGTGGGGGTGTATCCaattgtttctctctctctctctctcacacacacacaaacgcacaacCTTTGCATGGCCTTTTGACACTCCGGGTTCAGACAAATGGCTTCAACGCCCCACAG gtAAAGTTGAACTTCATGGGAAAGTTCTGGAAGTGGAGCACTCTGTCCCTAAACGTCAAAG GAGCTGTAAGCTGCAGATCAGGAACATCCCGCCTCACATGCAGTGGGAG GTTTTGGATGGTATGCTCGCGCAGTATGGTGCAGTAGAGACCTGTGAACAAG TAAACACTGATACAGAGACTGCAGTAGTGAATGTTCGATACGCAGTTCGGGACCATGCAAGACT AGCAATGGAGAAGCTCAATGGATCAATGATGGAGAACTATGCCTTGAAAGTGTCATATATCCCAGATGAGACGGCTGCACCAGAGGGTCCTCCTTCAGGGGGTCGGAGAGGCTTCAACGCTCGCGGACCTCCCCGTGCTGGCTCTCCGGGTTTGGGTGCGCGTCCCAAAGTGCAGTCCGACATCCCGCTGCGCGTGCTGGTACCCACGCAGTTCGTAGGAGCAATCATTGGCAAGGAGGGCGCCACCATACGAAATATCACCAAACAGACCCACTCAAA GATCGACATCCATCGGAAAGAAAATGCAGGCGCAGCAGAAAAACCCATTACGATTCACTCCACCCCTGACGGTTGTTCAAACGCCTGCAGAACCATCATGGATATCATGCAGAAGGAAGCAGTTGACACAAAGTT CACTGAGGAGATCCCCCTGAAGATCCTTGCACACAACAACTTTGTAGGAAGACTAATAGGGAAAGAAGGCCGCAACCTTAAGAAAATCGAGCAAGACACGGGGACCAAGATCACAATCTCACC gctCCAGGATCTCACCTTGTACAACCCGGAGCGGACTATCACAATAAAGGGCTCGATTGAAGCGTGCTCCAGGGCTGAGGAGGAGGTGATGAAGAAGATCAGGGAATCCTATGAGAGCGACATGGCTGCTATGAAT CTCCAATCCAACCTCATTCCTGGCTTGAATCTGAACGCTTTGGGTTTGTTCCCCAGTGGAGCACCAGGCATGGGTCCCTCCATGGCCAACGTCCCGCCTCCTGGAGCTCATGGTGGCTCGTATGGA TGCAGTCCTTATGGGGCTGAGGGGCCATTTTGGGCTTCTATGCTGTCGGCAAGCAGCCAGCCACTTGCT GGCCAGCCGGAGTCTGAGACAGTTCACCTGTTCATTCCTGCGCTTGCTGTGGGAGCCATCATTGGAAAACAGGGCCAACACATCAAACAGCTGTCACACTTTGCAGGAGCCTCAATAAAG ATTGCTCCAGCAGAAGGAATGGATGCCAAGCAGAGGATGGTCATCATTGTCGGGCCACCAGAAGCTCAGTTTAAG GCCCAGTGTCGCATCTTTGGCAAGCTTAAAGAAGAGAACTTTTTTGGGCCGAAAGAAGAGGTGAAGCTGGAAGCGCACATCAAAGTTCCCTCTTTTGCTGCTGGACGCGTCATTGGGAAAGGTGGAAAAACG GTGAATGAGCTGCAGAACTTGACCTGTGCAGAAGTGGTGGTGCCCAGGGACCAGACACCTGATGAGAATGACCAGGTCATAGTGAAGATCAGTGGACACTTCTTTGCATGCCAG TTGGCCCAGAGGAAGATTCAGGAGATCCTGGCTCAGGTGAGGAGGCAGCagcatcaacagcagcagcagcccaaGACGCCATCGGGCTCCCAGCCTCCGACGCCACGCAGGAAGTGA
- the LOC102222780 gene encoding insulin-like growth factor 2 mRNA-binding protein 3 isoform X5, giving the protein MNKLYIGNVSAEASEEDLESIFKQWKIPHSGPFLVKTGYAFVDCPDEKAAMRAIDVLSGKVELHGKVLEVEHSVPKRQRSCKLQIRNIPPHMQWEVLDGMLAQYGAVETCEQVNTDTETAVVNVRYAVRDHARLAMEKLNGSMMENYALKVSYIPDETAAPEGPPSGGRRGFNARGPPRAGSPGLGARPKVQSDIPLRVLVPTQFVGAIIGKEGATIRNITKQTHSKIDIHRKENAGAAEKPITIHSTPDGCSNACRTIMDIMQKEAVDTKFTEEIPLKILAHNNFVGRLIGKEGRNLKKIEQDTGTKITISPLQDLTLYNPERTITIKGSIEACSRAEEEVMKKIRESYESDMAAMNLQSNLIPGLNLNALGLFPSGAPGMGPSMANVPPPGAHGGSYGQGQPESETVHLFIPALAVGAIIGKQGQHIKQLSHFAGASIKIAPAEGMDAKQRMVIIVGPPEAQFKAQCRIFGKLKEENFFGPKEEVKLEAHIKVPSFAAGRVIGKGGKTVNELQNLTCAEVVVPRDQTPDENDQVIVKISGHFFACQLAQRKIQEILAQVRRQQHQQQQQPKTPSGSQPPTPRRK; this is encoded by the exons ATGAATAAGCTATACATCGGCAACGTGAGCGCAGAGGCGAGCGAGGAGGACTTGGAAAGTATCTTCAAACAGTGGAAGATTCCGCACAGTGGTCCGTTTCTCGTCAAAACTGGCTATGCGTTTGTGGATTGCCCGGACGAGAAGGCGGCGATGAGGGCCATCGATGTTCTTTCAG gtAAAGTTGAACTTCATGGGAAAGTTCTGGAAGTGGAGCACTCTGTCCCTAAACGTCAAAG GAGCTGTAAGCTGCAGATCAGGAACATCCCGCCTCACATGCAGTGGGAG GTTTTGGATGGTATGCTCGCGCAGTATGGTGCAGTAGAGACCTGTGAACAAG TAAACACTGATACAGAGACTGCAGTAGTGAATGTTCGATACGCAGTTCGGGACCATGCAAGACT AGCAATGGAGAAGCTCAATGGATCAATGATGGAGAACTATGCCTTGAAAGTGTCATATATCCCAGATGAGACGGCTGCACCAGAGGGTCCTCCTTCAGGGGGTCGGAGAGGCTTCAACGCTCGCGGACCTCCCCGTGCTGGCTCTCCGGGTTTGGGTGCGCGTCCCAAAGTGCAGTCCGACATCCCGCTGCGCGTGCTGGTACCCACGCAGTTCGTAGGAGCAATCATTGGCAAGGAGGGCGCCACCATACGAAATATCACCAAACAGACCCACTCAAA GATCGACATCCATCGGAAAGAAAATGCAGGCGCAGCAGAAAAACCCATTACGATTCACTCCACCCCTGACGGTTGTTCAAACGCCTGCAGAACCATCATGGATATCATGCAGAAGGAAGCAGTTGACACAAAGTT CACTGAGGAGATCCCCCTGAAGATCCTTGCACACAACAACTTTGTAGGAAGACTAATAGGGAAAGAAGGCCGCAACCTTAAGAAAATCGAGCAAGACACGGGGACCAAGATCACAATCTCACC gctCCAGGATCTCACCTTGTACAACCCGGAGCGGACTATCACAATAAAGGGCTCGATTGAAGCGTGCTCCAGGGCTGAGGAGGAGGTGATGAAGAAGATCAGGGAATCCTATGAGAGCGACATGGCTGCTATGAAT CTCCAATCCAACCTCATTCCTGGCTTGAATCTGAACGCTTTGGGTTTGTTCCCCAGTGGAGCACCAGGCATGGGTCCCTCCATGGCCAACGTCCCGCCTCCTGGAGCTCATGGTGGCTCGTATGGA CAGGGCCAGCCGGAGTCTGAGACAGTTCACCTGTTCATTCCTGCGCTTGCTGTGGGAGCCATCATTGGAAAACAGGGCCAACACATCAAACAGCTGTCACACTTTGCAGGAGCCTCAATAAAG ATTGCTCCAGCAGAAGGAATGGATGCCAAGCAGAGGATGGTCATCATTGTCGGGCCACCAGAAGCTCAGTTTAAG GCCCAGTGTCGCATCTTTGGCAAGCTTAAAGAAGAGAACTTTTTTGGGCCGAAAGAAGAGGTGAAGCTGGAAGCGCACATCAAAGTTCCCTCTTTTGCTGCTGGACGCGTCATTGGGAAAGGTGGAAAAACG GTGAATGAGCTGCAGAACTTGACCTGTGCAGAAGTGGTGGTGCCCAGGGACCAGACACCTGATGAGAATGACCAGGTCATAGTGAAGATCAGTGGACACTTCTTTGCATGCCAG TTGGCCCAGAGGAAGATTCAGGAGATCCTGGCTCAGGTGAGGAGGCAGCagcatcaacagcagcagcagcccaaGACGCCATCGGGCTCCCAGCCTCCGACGCCACGCAGGAAGTGA
- the LOC102222780 gene encoding insulin-like growth factor 2 mRNA-binding protein 3 isoform X2 produces MNKLYIGNVSAEASEEDLESIFKQWKIPHSGPFLVKTGYAFVDCPDEKAAMRAIDVLSGKVELHGKVLEVEHSVPKRQRSCKLQIRNIPPHMQWEVLDGMLAQYGAVETCEQVNTDTETAVVNVRYAVRDHARLAMEKLNGSMMENYALKVSYIPDETAAPEGPPSGGRRGFNARGPPRAGSPGLGARPKVQSDIPLRVLVPTQFVGAIIGKEGATIRNITKQTHSKIDIHRKENAGAAEKPITIHSTPDGCSNACRTIMDIMQKEAVDTKFTEEIPLKILAHNNFVGRLIGKEGRNLKKIEQDTGTKITISPLQDLTLYNPERTITIKGSIEACSRAEEEVMKKIRESYESDMAAMNLQSNLIPGLNLNALGLFPSGAPGMGPSMANVPPPGAHGGSYGCSPYGAEGPFWASMLSASSQPLAGQPESETVHLFIPALAVGAIIGKQGQHIKQLSHFAGASIKIAPAEGMDAKQRMVIIVGPPEAQFKAQCRIFGKLKEENFFGPKEEVKLEAHIKVPSFAAGRVIGKGGKTVNELQNLTCAEVVVPRDQTPDENDQVIVKISGHFFACQLAQRKIQEILAQVRRQQHQQQQQPKTPSGSQPPTPRRK; encoded by the exons ATGAATAAGCTATACATCGGCAACGTGAGCGCAGAGGCGAGCGAGGAGGACTTGGAAAGTATCTTCAAACAGTGGAAGATTCCGCACAGTGGTCCGTTTCTCGTCAAAACTGGCTATGCGTTTGTGGATTGCCCGGACGAGAAGGCGGCGATGAGGGCCATCGATGTTCTTTCAG gtAAAGTTGAACTTCATGGGAAAGTTCTGGAAGTGGAGCACTCTGTCCCTAAACGTCAAAG GAGCTGTAAGCTGCAGATCAGGAACATCCCGCCTCACATGCAGTGGGAG GTTTTGGATGGTATGCTCGCGCAGTATGGTGCAGTAGAGACCTGTGAACAAG TAAACACTGATACAGAGACTGCAGTAGTGAATGTTCGATACGCAGTTCGGGACCATGCAAGACT AGCAATGGAGAAGCTCAATGGATCAATGATGGAGAACTATGCCTTGAAAGTGTCATATATCCCAGATGAGACGGCTGCACCAGAGGGTCCTCCTTCAGGGGGTCGGAGAGGCTTCAACGCTCGCGGACCTCCCCGTGCTGGCTCTCCGGGTTTGGGTGCGCGTCCCAAAGTGCAGTCCGACATCCCGCTGCGCGTGCTGGTACCCACGCAGTTCGTAGGAGCAATCATTGGCAAGGAGGGCGCCACCATACGAAATATCACCAAACAGACCCACTCAAA GATCGACATCCATCGGAAAGAAAATGCAGGCGCAGCAGAAAAACCCATTACGATTCACTCCACCCCTGACGGTTGTTCAAACGCCTGCAGAACCATCATGGATATCATGCAGAAGGAAGCAGTTGACACAAAGTT CACTGAGGAGATCCCCCTGAAGATCCTTGCACACAACAACTTTGTAGGAAGACTAATAGGGAAAGAAGGCCGCAACCTTAAGAAAATCGAGCAAGACACGGGGACCAAGATCACAATCTCACC gctCCAGGATCTCACCTTGTACAACCCGGAGCGGACTATCACAATAAAGGGCTCGATTGAAGCGTGCTCCAGGGCTGAGGAGGAGGTGATGAAGAAGATCAGGGAATCCTATGAGAGCGACATGGCTGCTATGAAT CTCCAATCCAACCTCATTCCTGGCTTGAATCTGAACGCTTTGGGTTTGTTCCCCAGTGGAGCACCAGGCATGGGTCCCTCCATGGCCAACGTCCCGCCTCCTGGAGCTCATGGTGGCTCGTATGGA TGCAGTCCTTATGGGGCTGAGGGGCCATTTTGGGCTTCTATGCTGTCGGCAAGCAGCCAGCCACTTGCT GGCCAGCCGGAGTCTGAGACAGTTCACCTGTTCATTCCTGCGCTTGCTGTGGGAGCCATCATTGGAAAACAGGGCCAACACATCAAACAGCTGTCACACTTTGCAGGAGCCTCAATAAAG ATTGCTCCAGCAGAAGGAATGGATGCCAAGCAGAGGATGGTCATCATTGTCGGGCCACCAGAAGCTCAGTTTAAG GCCCAGTGTCGCATCTTTGGCAAGCTTAAAGAAGAGAACTTTTTTGGGCCGAAAGAAGAGGTGAAGCTGGAAGCGCACATCAAAGTTCCCTCTTTTGCTGCTGGACGCGTCATTGGGAAAGGTGGAAAAACG GTGAATGAGCTGCAGAACTTGACCTGTGCAGAAGTGGTGGTGCCCAGGGACCAGACACCTGATGAGAATGACCAGGTCATAGTGAAGATCAGTGGACACTTCTTTGCATGCCAG TTGGCCCAGAGGAAGATTCAGGAGATCCTGGCTCAGGTGAGGAGGCAGCagcatcaacagcagcagcagcccaaGACGCCATCGGGCTCCCAGCCTCCGACGCCACGCAGGAAGTGA
- the LOC102222780 gene encoding insulin-like growth factor 2 mRNA-binding protein 3 isoform X3, with protein sequence MKKYARPCYMCPDFFTDIYDKCMYTPAGWGCIQLFLSLSLSHTHKRTTFAWPFDTPGSDKWLQRPTGKVELHGKVLEVEHSVPKRQRSCKLQIRNIPPHMQWEVLDGMLAQYGAVETCEQVNTDTETAVVNVRYAVRDHARLAMEKLNGSMMENYALKVSYIPDETAAPEGPPSGGRRGFNARGPPRAGSPGLGARPKVQSDIPLRVLVPTQFVGAIIGKEGATIRNITKQTHSKIDIHRKENAGAAEKPITIHSTPDGCSNACRTIMDIMQKEAVDTKFTEEIPLKILAHNNFVGRLIGKEGRNLKKIEQDTGTKITISPLQDLTLYNPERTITIKGSIEACSRAEEEVMKKIRESYESDMAAMNLQSNLIPGLNLNALGLFPSGAPGMGPSMANVPPPGAHGGSYGQGQPESETVHLFIPALAVGAIIGKQGQHIKQLSHFAGASIKIAPAEGMDAKQRMVIIVGPPEAQFKAQCRIFGKLKEENFFGPKEEVKLEAHIKVPSFAAGRVIGKGGKTVNELQNLTCAEVVVPRDQTPDENDQVIVKISGHFFACQLAQRKIQEILAQVRRQQHQQQQQPKTPSGSQPPTPRRK encoded by the exons atgaaGAAATACGCACGGCCTTGCTACATGTGTCCAGATTTCTTTACGGATATCTATGACAAATGCATGTATACTCCTGCAGGGTGGGGGTGTATCCaattgtttctctctctctctctctcacacacacacaaacgcacaacCTTTGCATGGCCTTTTGACACTCCGGGTTCAGACAAATGGCTTCAACGCCCCACAG gtAAAGTTGAACTTCATGGGAAAGTTCTGGAAGTGGAGCACTCTGTCCCTAAACGTCAAAG GAGCTGTAAGCTGCAGATCAGGAACATCCCGCCTCACATGCAGTGGGAG GTTTTGGATGGTATGCTCGCGCAGTATGGTGCAGTAGAGACCTGTGAACAAG TAAACACTGATACAGAGACTGCAGTAGTGAATGTTCGATACGCAGTTCGGGACCATGCAAGACT AGCAATGGAGAAGCTCAATGGATCAATGATGGAGAACTATGCCTTGAAAGTGTCATATATCCCAGATGAGACGGCTGCACCAGAGGGTCCTCCTTCAGGGGGTCGGAGAGGCTTCAACGCTCGCGGACCTCCCCGTGCTGGCTCTCCGGGTTTGGGTGCGCGTCCCAAAGTGCAGTCCGACATCCCGCTGCGCGTGCTGGTACCCACGCAGTTCGTAGGAGCAATCATTGGCAAGGAGGGCGCCACCATACGAAATATCACCAAACAGACCCACTCAAA GATCGACATCCATCGGAAAGAAAATGCAGGCGCAGCAGAAAAACCCATTACGATTCACTCCACCCCTGACGGTTGTTCAAACGCCTGCAGAACCATCATGGATATCATGCAGAAGGAAGCAGTTGACACAAAGTT CACTGAGGAGATCCCCCTGAAGATCCTTGCACACAACAACTTTGTAGGAAGACTAATAGGGAAAGAAGGCCGCAACCTTAAGAAAATCGAGCAAGACACGGGGACCAAGATCACAATCTCACC gctCCAGGATCTCACCTTGTACAACCCGGAGCGGACTATCACAATAAAGGGCTCGATTGAAGCGTGCTCCAGGGCTGAGGAGGAGGTGATGAAGAAGATCAGGGAATCCTATGAGAGCGACATGGCTGCTATGAAT CTCCAATCCAACCTCATTCCTGGCTTGAATCTGAACGCTTTGGGTTTGTTCCCCAGTGGAGCACCAGGCATGGGTCCCTCCATGGCCAACGTCCCGCCTCCTGGAGCTCATGGTGGCTCGTATGGA CAGGGCCAGCCGGAGTCTGAGACAGTTCACCTGTTCATTCCTGCGCTTGCTGTGGGAGCCATCATTGGAAAACAGGGCCAACACATCAAACAGCTGTCACACTTTGCAGGAGCCTCAATAAAG ATTGCTCCAGCAGAAGGAATGGATGCCAAGCAGAGGATGGTCATCATTGTCGGGCCACCAGAAGCTCAGTTTAAG GCCCAGTGTCGCATCTTTGGCAAGCTTAAAGAAGAGAACTTTTTTGGGCCGAAAGAAGAGGTGAAGCTGGAAGCGCACATCAAAGTTCCCTCTTTTGCTGCTGGACGCGTCATTGGGAAAGGTGGAAAAACG GTGAATGAGCTGCAGAACTTGACCTGTGCAGAAGTGGTGGTGCCCAGGGACCAGACACCTGATGAGAATGACCAGGTCATAGTGAAGATCAGTGGACACTTCTTTGCATGCCAG TTGGCCCAGAGGAAGATTCAGGAGATCCTGGCTCAGGTGAGGAGGCAGCagcatcaacagcagcagcagcccaaGACGCCATCGGGCTCCCAGCCTCCGACGCCACGCAGGAAGTGA